In Aridibaculum aurantiacum, the following proteins share a genomic window:
- a CDS encoding YceI family protein: MKQTIFSLFSAIVLLTSCKKETEKINDYTVNTTESKVEWKGYLADGYFNRGTFSIASAEIKTRNNKVEGGRFTIPILSLDVLNLTGEPKAGLEAHLKSPDFFNILVHPNAYFDISQIVPYHKQNEAGVIQGANFQVTGGFKMLGVTKTISFPARITFTGNKLQVEATFKINRVDWGMTYAADPAAGAHHIKPVVDLHLKLSADKK, from the coding sequence ATGAAACAGACAATTTTCTCCCTATTTAGTGCTATTGTATTATTAACAAGCTGTAAGAAAGAAACAGAAAAAATTAATGATTATACTGTAAACACCACCGAGTCGAAGGTAGAGTGGAAAGGCTACCTGGCTGATGGATATTTTAACCGCGGTACATTCTCAATTGCCAGCGCCGAAATAAAAACTAGAAATAATAAGGTAGAAGGAGGCAGATTTACTATTCCTATACTATCGCTCGATGTGTTGAACCTTACCGGCGAGCCTAAAGCAGGTTTGGAAGCTCACTTGAAGAGCCCTGACTTCTTCAACATACTGGTGCACCCAAATGCATATTTTGATATTAGCCAAATTGTTCCTTACCACAAGCAAAATGAAGCCGGCGTAATACAAGGAGCGAATTTCCAGGTGACAGGTGGATTTAAAATGCTGGGTGTAACAAAAACCATAAGCTTCCCTGCACGTATAACGTTTACAGGCAACAAACTGCAGGTAGAGGCTACCTTCAAGATAAATCGTGTGGATTGGGGTATGACCTATGCTGCTGATCCGGCTGCAGGTGCGCACCACATTAAACCAGTGGTAGACCTGCACCTGAAACTTTCTGCAGATAAAAAATAG
- a CDS encoding agenet domain-containing protein: MKNIFILVLINLIISSVAFAQAKPAVNQQVEVNWKGKWYKARILEVKGNNYKVRYDGYSSKWDETVTAARIRGLNAEKPAANTASAKPAVKTGKYGCTASKYSGGSYTYLPKGSFELKANGAYAYNGFEKASNGTFAVGSGGVITFSSGYLNGGEATPMEGSENRYYLVFPTIPDGRWTCRLLD, encoded by the coding sequence ATGAAAAACATCTTCATCCTGGTTCTCATCAATCTCATAATTTCATCAGTAGCCTTTGCACAGGCGAAGCCAGCTGTTAACCAACAGGTAGAGGTAAATTGGAAAGGCAAGTGGTACAAAGCACGTATTCTTGAAGTAAAGGGAAATAATTACAAAGTGCGCTACGATGGCTATTCCAGTAAGTGGGATGAGACAGTAACCGCTGCCAGGATAAGAGGGCTTAACGCAGAAAAACCAGCTGCAAACACTGCCTCTGCTAAACCGGCAGTGAAAACTGGCAAATACGGTTGTACCGCTTCTAAATATTCTGGTGGTTCTTATACTTATCTTCCTAAAGGTTCTTTTGAGCTAAAGGCAAATGGCGCTTATGCTTATAATGGTTTTGAAAAGGCTAGTAACGGAACCTTTGCTGTTGGTAGTGGAGGTGTTATCACATTTTCATCAGGCTATCTTAATGGCGGAGAGGCTACACCAATGGAAGGATCAGAGAACAGGTACTACCTGGTATTTCCTACCATTCCTGATGGCCGCTGGACATGCAGGCTGTTGGATTAA
- the msrA gene encoding peptide-methionine (S)-S-oxide reductase MsrA → MSNINTDTATFGAGCFWCVEAVFQQLEGVLKVTSGYSGGHVKNPTYEQVCEKNTGHVEVTQIVYDPAKISYDELLEVFWKTHDPTTPNQQGNDVGPQYRSAVFYHNEEQKRLAEGYKEQLDKAGAWSNPIVTTVEPLKNFYEAENYHQDYYNNNPNQMYCRYVIQPKLEKFQKVFKDKLKKTVQ, encoded by the coding sequence ATGTCGAACATTAATACAGATACAGCCACATTTGGTGCCGGTTGTTTTTGGTGTGTAGAAGCTGTGTTTCAGCAATTGGAAGGTGTACTAAAAGTAACGAGCGGTTATAGTGGCGGCCATGTAAAAAATCCAACTTACGAGCAGGTTTGCGAAAAGAATACCGGCCATGTTGAGGTAACACAGATCGTTTACGATCCTGCAAAGATCAGCTATGACGAGCTATTAGAGGTCTTCTGGAAGACACATGATCCAACCACGCCTAACCAACAAGGTAATGACGTAGGCCCGCAATATAGAAGCGCTGTATTCTATCATAACGAAGAACAAAAAAGATTAGCTGAAGGATATAAAGAGCAACTTGATAAAGCAGGTGCATGGAGCAATCCTATAGTTACAACGGTAGAACCACTTAAGAATTTTTACGAAGCAGAGAATTACCACCAGGACTATTACAACAACAACCCAAACCAGATGTATTGCAGGTATGTGATACAACCAAAGCTGGAAAAATTCCAAAAGGTATTTAAAGACAAGCTTAAGAAAACTGTACAATAA
- a CDS encoding lipopolysaccharide biosynthesis protein, with the protein MSNIRKQAIISSLLVYVGVLVGAINTYFFVKEGSFTPEQYGLTRLFFDVAQNFFAWASLGVIPVIFKFYPYYKDHLPHRKIDLLTWALSIAFVGFIIVIAGALIFEPVVVRKFSRGSALFVEYYHWVFVFAFGMLFFSVVEGYSWALQKSVVSNFLKETLLRIFTTLFIVLYLFNIIDFDIFIKLFSFLFIIVLVVLVIHLASIKKLPITFSISKVTRRFYKKMFGMQSLVFSGICIMTLGQTIDSIMIAGVQGLTQTGIYSLAQFAANIVQIPQRSIQSVSTGVLAQHWKAKNYAEIGRIYERSCINLLLIALVIFGNLWLNIDAVFTVMNIQQEYAVGIQVIFVLGVARIIDAGTGVNGPVIGTSTFWRFDFFTGVIMLAVRLPLAYLMLRAYGMTGMAFSELISMASYNFVRFEFLRRKFKMQPFNMNTVLALVVTGMAFAIAYFLLQNVGGWTGIFSRSILFSLLVIGGVFGFKITPDAHQLLDKLKQRFR; encoded by the coding sequence ATGTCCAACATAAGAAAACAGGCAATTATAAGTAGCCTGCTGGTTTACGTAGGTGTATTAGTTGGCGCTATCAATACTTACTTTTTTGTAAAAGAAGGTTCTTTCACACCAGAACAATATGGCCTTACCCGCCTGTTCTTCGATGTGGCTCAAAACTTTTTTGCATGGGCAAGCCTTGGTGTCATCCCGGTCATATTCAAGTTTTACCCTTATTATAAAGATCACCTGCCGCATAGAAAGATAGACCTGCTTACGTGGGCATTGTCCATTGCCTTTGTAGGTTTCATCATTGTAATAGCCGGTGCGTTGATATTTGAGCCTGTTGTAGTGCGCAAGTTCTCAAGAGGGTCTGCCCTATTTGTAGAGTACTACCATTGGGTATTTGTTTTTGCTTTTGGTATGCTGTTCTTCTCTGTTGTGGAAGGCTATAGTTGGGCTTTACAGAAATCTGTTGTCTCCAACTTTTTGAAAGAAACACTGCTGCGGATATTCACCACCTTGTTTATTGTTCTATACCTGTTCAACATTATCGACTTCGATATATTCATCAAGCTATTTTCCTTCCTGTTTATTATAGTGCTGGTGGTGTTGGTAATTCATCTAGCTTCTATCAAGAAGCTCCCTATTACCTTTAGCATAAGCAAGGTCACACGCAGGTTTTATAAAAAAATGTTCGGCATGCAGTCGCTGGTGTTTAGCGGCATTTGCATCATGACGTTAGGTCAAACCATCGACAGCATTATGATAGCCGGTGTACAAGGGCTAACGCAAACAGGTATCTATTCATTGGCACAGTTTGCAGCCAATATTGTGCAGATACCACAACGCAGTATACAATCTGTTTCTACCGGTGTGCTGGCGCAACATTGGAAGGCAAAAAACTACGCAGAAATAGGCAGGATCTATGAGCGCAGCTGCATCAACCTGTTATTGATAGCACTTGTCATTTTTGGAAACCTGTGGCTTAATATTGATGCAGTTTTCACTGTTATGAACATCCAGCAAGAATACGCCGTAGGAATTCAGGTAATTTTTGTACTGGGTGTTGCCCGAATAATTGATGCAGGCACAGGTGTAAATGGACCTGTGATTGGCACTTCTACTTTCTGGCGCTTCGACTTCTTTACCGGAGTAATCATGCTTGCCGTAAGGCTGCCACTAGCTTATCTTATGTTGCGTGCATACGGAATGACTGGCATGGCTTTTAGCGAACTCATTTCAATGGCGAGTTACAATTTTGTGCGCTTCGAGTTTTTAAGAAGAAAATTCAAGATGCAGCCTTTCAATATGAATACAGTTTTGGCCCTGGTTGTAACAGGAATGGCTTTTGCCATTGCTTATTTCCTATTGCAAAATGTAGGCGGCTGGACCGGTATATTCAGCAGAAGTATCCTGTTTTCTTTATTAGTCATTGGTGGTGTATTTGGCTTTAAAATAACACCTGATGCGCACCAATTGCTGGATAAACTAAAGCAACGTTTTCGGTAA
- a CDS encoding DUF6717 family protein yields the protein MKKDKTKNQVNVIHPYRTSHGTWVYDDPDVPVYAEAFVMGSSELIDMVVGKEVNHFTAYISEQPLPNASVILDNVDEQVGDGIKGWYEWRGKGHRNWFCGHLTDYFTGYPKTIYISIANTRA from the coding sequence ATGAAAAAAGATAAAACCAAGAACCAGGTAAACGTCATCCATCCATACCGAACCAGCCATGGTACATGGGTGTACGACGATCCGGATGTGCCTGTATATGCAGAAGCATTCGTGATGGGAAGTAGCGAGTTGATTGATATGGTAGTAGGCAAGGAAGTAAATCATTTCACGGCATATATCTCGGAGCAGCCTCTGCCCAATGCTTCCGTCATTTTAGATAATGTAGATGAACAGGTAGGAGATGGGATTAAAGGTTGGTACGAGTGGCGTGGCAAAGGTCACAGGAATTGGTTCTGCGGGCACTTGACCGACTACTTTACCGGGTACCCAAAGACCATCTATATCTCTATTGCTAACACCAGGGCTTGA
- a CDS encoding bestrophin family protein: MYAARNLSGTFILRFAWKPLLFFFFYSTIITCLYEFAGFEFLALPFVPIGVMGTAVAFYVGFKNNSSYERLWEARKIWGSIVNTSRTFAVFILDYLQPSEEIGEEDLKKHKRVLIYRHIAYINALRIQLRDRKMWEAKDDAFTSIVKEKTPFHSQNLLEEIKQFLQDDEAFHLYAKTNTATQILRRQSEHMLYLFNQKCLHVYKHVEVGNMIKMLYDQQGACERIKSYPFPRQYAYFSEVFVWLLALVLPFGLLGEVIKFGHDYVWFTIPMSVLISWIFNVMEIVGDKSENPFENGVNDIPMTAICRTIEIDLREMLGETNVPERIVPIRNIIM; encoded by the coding sequence CGCTGCAAGAAATCTCTCAGGAACGTTTATCCTCCGTTTTGCATGGAAGCCGCTCCTGTTCTTTTTTTTCTATTCTACAATCATCACATGTTTATATGAATTTGCCGGGTTTGAGTTCCTGGCTCTGCCCTTTGTGCCTATAGGAGTGATGGGTACTGCAGTAGCCTTCTATGTAGGTTTCAAAAACAACTCCTCGTACGAAAGGCTTTGGGAAGCAAGAAAGATTTGGGGTTCTATCGTTAACACCAGCCGTACGTTTGCTGTGTTTATTCTGGACTATTTACAGCCATCGGAAGAGATTGGTGAAGAAGATCTGAAGAAGCATAAGCGGGTTCTTATTTACCGCCACATAGCTTATATAAATGCGCTGCGCATACAGCTGCGCGACAGGAAGATGTGGGAGGCGAAGGATGATGCCTTCACCAGCATTGTAAAAGAAAAAACACCTTTCCATTCGCAAAATCTACTGGAGGAAATAAAGCAGTTTCTGCAAGATGATGAAGCCTTTCATTTATATGCAAAAACAAATACTGCAACACAGATATTACGGCGGCAAAGCGAGCACATGTTGTACTTGTTCAACCAGAAATGCCTTCATGTATACAAGCATGTGGAAGTAGGAAATATGATCAAGATGTTGTACGACCAGCAGGGTGCCTGTGAACGGATTAAATCTTATCCTTTCCCGCGGCAGTATGCTTATTTCAGCGAGGTATTTGTCTGGTTACTGGCACTAGTTCTTCCTTTCGGTCTGCTGGGTGAAGTGATAAAATTTGGTCATGACTATGTATGGTTCACGATTCCTATGAGCGTGTTGATTTCGTGGATATTCAATGTGATGGAAATAGTGGGAGATAAGAGTGAAAACCCGTTTGAGAACGGTGTGAATGATATACCTATGACCGCTATTTGCCGCACCATAGAAATTGATCTGCGCGAGATGCTGGGAGAAACAAATGTTCCTGAAAGGATAGTTCCTATCAGGAACATCATAATGTAA
- a CDS encoding PPC domain-containing DNA-binding protein, which translates to MKYVWWIAIMICCVGCSTAIKGTAMKVHAIRLKPGDDLKQSISSFVKEKNIQAGWIATCVGSLTDYSIRFANQPQSTKGSGHFEIVSLVGTLSVNGSHIHISISDSTGQTIGGHLSDGCKIYTTAEIVIHESNELIFTREKDGSTPWEELQIRRRKE; encoded by the coding sequence ATGAAATATGTTTGGTGGATTGCCATAATGATCTGCTGTGTAGGATGTAGCACTGCAATTAAAGGAACTGCTATGAAAGTACATGCTATTCGATTGAAGCCCGGTGATGACCTGAAGCAGTCCATCTCTTCTTTTGTAAAAGAAAAAAATATACAGGCGGGATGGATAGCAACATGTGTTGGCAGTCTTACGGATTACTCTATCCGTTTTGCCAATCAACCACAATCAACCAAAGGCTCAGGTCATTTTGAGATTGTAAGTTTAGTGGGTACACTTTCAGTAAATGGCTCACATATACACATTAGTATTTCTGATAGTACAGGACAAACGATTGGCGGCCATCTGAGTGATGGATGTAAAATATATACCACTGCAGAGATTGTTATTCATGAATCGAATGAACTCATATTTACCCGGGAGAAAGATGGAAGCACGCCTTGGGAAGAGCTGCAGATAAGGAGAAGAAAAGAATAA
- a CDS encoding DUF3667 domain-containing protein has product MENYCSRCGQPYQTKQITLHGLLHEVFHLFTHLDKGFGYTLKQLLTAPGHMQRRYIEGDRFRHQKPFSTFFICATIAALSRYWIFKALYKYYNIGSITEATFFHEYMVLLHIVLLPIYALIAYLFFYRSKYNYAEMGILVLYTVSFFFVAATAISLIKFIWPKLDTAYIELPVLLCYNVITFVNFFNHLPRWKVMLKSLLIVCSMFLLAQLAEDYVVEIIR; this is encoded by the coding sequence TTGGAAAATTATTGTAGCCGCTGCGGTCAGCCTTACCAAACAAAACAGATCACCTTACATGGGCTGCTTCACGAGGTCTTCCACCTCTTTACACATTTAGATAAAGGATTTGGATATACGCTAAAGCAACTACTTACTGCCCCGGGCCATATGCAAAGACGATATATTGAGGGTGATCGTTTCCGGCACCAGAAACCTTTTTCAACCTTCTTTATCTGTGCAACAATAGCCGCGCTTAGCCGCTACTGGATCTTCAAGGCACTATATAAATACTATAACATCGGCAGCATTACAGAAGCTACATTTTTCCATGAGTACATGGTACTGCTTCACATCGTACTGCTGCCCATATACGCGTTGATCGCATACCTTTTCTTCTACAGGTCGAAGTATAATTATGCAGAGATGGGCATCCTTGTATTATATACTGTCTCATTTTTCTTTGTAGCCGCTACTGCTATCTCATTGATCAAGTTCATATGGCCGAAACTAGACACTGCATACATTGAGTTACCTGTGTTATTATGCTACAACGTCATCACCTTCGTAAACTTTTTCAACCACCTGCCTCGCTGGAAGGTAATGCTAAAGAGCCTGCTTATTGTTTGCAGCATGTTTTTGCTAGCACAGCTGGCTGAAGATTATGTTGTAGAAATTATTAGGTGA
- a CDS encoding DUF1801 domain-containing protein: protein MEPEIENFLQSLPEEKRKVALKLREVILKAHAGIGETIKWGQLTFVAGKSNIAFIYTYKTVDYVNLGFLKATSLLDPNNLFEGTGTGMRHIKVKTVKDIPTAQVKAWVKEAVAIAGAKKAAVKAKQAAPPAEG from the coding sequence ATGGAACCAGAAATTGAAAACTTTCTTCAAAGCCTGCCGGAAGAAAAACGCAAGGTGGCTCTTAAGCTACGCGAAGTGATATTGAAAGCTCATGCAGGTATTGGAGAAACCATCAAATGGGGGCAACTGACATTTGTTGCTGGTAAATCAAATATTGCATTTATCTATACCTACAAAACTGTGGATTATGTGAACCTTGGATTTCTGAAAGCCACTTCTTTACTTGATCCAAACAATCTCTTTGAAGGTACCGGAACTGGTATGCGGCATATAAAAGTAAAGACGGTGAAAGATATTCCGACGGCGCAGGTAAAAGCATGGGTAAAGGAAGCCGTCGCTATAGCAGGTGCCAAAAAAGCAGCCGTAAAAGCAAAACAAGCAGCACCACCAGCAGAAGGATAG
- a CDS encoding M1 family metallopeptidase, whose protein sequence is MKSKVYVAIMLSLLAITSKAQHSQEQKKFTRSDTLRGSITKYRQGWDVKRYDLQVEVDIIHRSITGSNTITFLEQQPVTIMQVDLQEPMLIDSIVSDSGKRLPFSREGNAWMIHLNETSTAAHSPKERSIKVYYHGVPKQAKNAPWDGGLVWASDKAGNPFVGTACQGLGASVWWPCKDHQSDEPDRGMSISITAPADLQAISNGRLISTTPSANGTRTSNWQVVNPINTYAVTMNIGKYANWKETYDGEAGSLDLEYWVLAENLDKAKKQFVQTKPMLKCFEHWFGKYPFYEDGFKLVETPFLGMEHQSAIAYGNKYQNGYLGRDLSGSGWGLLWDYILVHESGHEWFGNNITTQDIADMWVHEGFTTYSETLYTECHSGKKAGFEYAAGIAGGIDNDRPVIGIYNVNKGGSGDMYPKGATIIHTIRMMMNDDEKFRQLLRDMQQTFFHKITTSKEVEQFIIDKTGLPLQAFFNQYLRTAQIPVVEFYKKGNSLSYRLTGHVKDFETPLIYSFENKRKVMTATSAWKTVTLPKDELAYWKPGAIENNLLLRFKQVPEQK, encoded by the coding sequence ATGAAATCAAAAGTCTATGTTGCAATAATGTTGAGCCTCCTGGCAATAACCTCTAAAGCACAACATTCGCAGGAACAAAAGAAATTCACACGCTCCGATACACTTCGCGGTTCTATAACAAAGTACAGGCAGGGATGGGATGTAAAGCGCTACGACCTGCAGGTTGAAGTTGACATCATACACAGGTCCATTACAGGTTCTAATACCATTACTTTTTTAGAACAGCAACCAGTAACCATTATGCAGGTTGACCTGCAAGAGCCGATGCTAATCGACAGTATTGTTAGTGACAGCGGCAAAAGGCTTCCATTTAGTCGCGAGGGCAATGCATGGATGATTCACCTAAATGAAACTAGTACTGCTGCGCATTCACCAAAGGAACGCAGCATAAAGGTTTATTATCATGGCGTACCCAAGCAAGCTAAAAATGCACCATGGGATGGTGGTTTGGTATGGGCAAGCGATAAAGCAGGCAATCCTTTTGTAGGCACTGCATGCCAGGGTTTGGGAGCCAGTGTATGGTGGCCATGTAAAGATCACCAGAGCGATGAGCCTGACCGCGGGATGAGCATTTCTATAACAGCACCCGCAGACCTGCAAGCTATAAGTAATGGAAGATTGATATCTACCACCCCTTCAGCAAATGGCACACGCACATCAAACTGGCAGGTAGTAAATCCTATCAATACTTATGCAGTAACCATGAATATTGGCAAATACGCCAACTGGAAAGAAACGTACGATGGCGAAGCGGGTAGCTTAGATCTTGAATATTGGGTACTGGCTGAAAACCTTGACAAGGCAAAAAAGCAATTTGTGCAAACGAAACCAATGCTGAAATGTTTTGAGCACTGGTTTGGAAAATATCCTTTTTACGAAGATGGTTTTAAACTGGTAGAGACACCGTTTCTTGGAATGGAACACCAGAGTGCTATAGCTTATGGCAATAAATACCAGAATGGTTACCTGGGCCGCGACCTGAGTGGCAGTGGCTGGGGCCTGTTATGGGACTATATTCTTGTTCACGAAAGTGGCCACGAATGGTTTGGTAATAATATTACCACGCAAGACATTGCTGATATGTGGGTTCACGAAGGCTTCACTACTTATAGCGAGACATTGTATACTGAATGTCATTCAGGCAAGAAAGCCGGTTTTGAATATGCCGCGGGTATAGCCGGCGGAATTGATAACGATCGGCCAGTTATTGGTATTTATAATGTGAACAAAGGTGGCAGCGGCGATATGTATCCTAAGGGTGCTACCATTATTCATACCATCAGGATGATGATGAATGATGACGAAAAATTCAGGCAACTGCTTCGAGACATGCAGCAGACCTTCTTTCACAAGATCACCACATCTAAGGAAGTGGAGCAATTTATTATAGACAAAACCGGCCTGCCGCTACAAGCTTTCTTTAACCAATACCTGCGCACTGCACAGATACCCGTAGTAGAATTTTATAAAAAAGGCAACAGTCTGTCGTACAGGCTTACGGGTCATGTAAAAGATTTTGAGACACCACTTATCTATTCTTTTGAAAATAAAAGAAAGGTTATGACGGCAACATCTGCATGGAAAACAGTAACCTTGCCGAAAGATGAACTGGCATACTGGAAACCTGGTGCAATAGAAAATAATCTACTCCTTCGTTTCAAACAGGTACCGGAACAAAAATAA
- a CDS encoding response regulator, with protein MTKYGPIVFLEDDSDDQEFIREVIEGLNVRNDLMIFSTAMEAFKFLKETAIQPFIIFCDINLPMINGLEFKKMMEEDPSLKEKSIPFVFFSTSVDKASVEEAFEQMTVQGFFQKPANIPELKKMLQVIIDYWTLSKHPASDEY; from the coding sequence ATGACAAAGTACGGACCTATTGTTTTTTTAGAAGATGATTCGGATGACCAGGAATTTATACGGGAGGTAATTGAAGGATTGAATGTCAGGAACGACCTGATGATCTTTAGCACTGCTATGGAGGCTTTTAAATTTTTAAAAGAAACTGCCATACAGCCTTTTATCATTTTCTGCGACATAAACCTGCCAATGATCAATGGGCTGGAGTTTAAGAAGATGATGGAGGAGGATCCATCTTTGAAAGAGAAAAGCATTCCATTTGTGTTCTTTTCTACATCAGTAGATAAGGCAAGTGTAGAAGAAGCATTTGAACAAATGACGGTCCAGGGTTTTTTTCAAAAGCCAGCCAACATACCAGAATTAAAGAAAATGCTCCAGGTGATCATTGATTATTGGACGCTTTCAAAACATCCGGCTAGTGATGAATATTAG
- a CDS encoding cupin domain-containing protein, which yields MNTTINQFQPAIAADYRDYQGGYFKVLIDPKQTNGTMALLDMTLPKGVEPPPHYHTNEDETFYLLEGSMSFHIGEEKIVAKQGDAVFAPRQVPHHFIIKTETVRFLNLITPGQFLEYFLEYSYPSTELSVVPPQGPPPAEAIMQMTNQLKSKYGVLFL from the coding sequence ATGAATACAACAATTAATCAATTTCAACCAGCAATTGCTGCAGATTACCGCGACTACCAAGGCGGATATTTTAAAGTGCTTATTGATCCAAAGCAAACAAACGGAACGATGGCCCTGCTTGATATGACATTACCAAAAGGCGTAGAACCACCACCGCATTATCACACAAACGAAGATGAAACTTTTTACCTGCTGGAAGGATCTATGTCTTTTCACATTGGTGAAGAAAAAATAGTAGCCAAGCAAGGTGATGCAGTTTTTGCACCAAGACAGGTGCCTCATCATTTCATAATAAAAACTGAAACTGTAAGGTTCCTGAACCTGATCACCCCGGGACAGTTTCTGGAGTACTTCCTGGAGTACAGCTATCCTTCTACTGAACTTTCAGTTGTACCTCCTCAAGGACCACCGCCTGCAGAAGCGATTATGCAGATGACAAACCAGTTGAAAAGCAAATACGGCGTATTATTTCTTTAA
- a CDS encoding AraC family transcriptional regulator, protein MKVQLHQPSAALSSYIDNYMFVDIDWKQLSSISTIWRLIPFGQVSMLFLLGEPHGYSLSGATEEMHNTSQAFMVGQLTQPIWLKFSGHTRLIKIQFKPSGIQQLLPLNMEEFTNIPSVELEAIWGRSVNEAMEMLHEATDDENKIAILDNFFEKKLLPKRDNAAYIDYTVTQLEKFNGNLNIQNLETKLGISSRHLERLFRAKVGLTPKEISKIIRLNSAFSCLEKDPCMSLTSLSYEAGYYDQAHFSKYFKKIAGISPSKLMSRNSSELFVTHGKCFVKNMPLVNA, encoded by the coding sequence ATGAAAGTTCAACTGCACCAGCCTAGTGCTGCATTGAGTAGTTATATTGACAATTATATGTTTGTTGACATTGACTGGAAGCAACTCTCGTCTATCTCAACCATATGGCGATTGATTCCATTTGGGCAGGTGTCAATGTTGTTTTTACTGGGCGAACCTCATGGCTATAGTTTGTCTGGTGCTACTGAGGAAATGCACAATACTTCACAGGCTTTCATGGTTGGCCAATTAACGCAGCCCATCTGGCTCAAATTCTCTGGTCACACACGGCTGATCAAAATACAGTTTAAACCGTCGGGCATACAGCAGTTGCTGCCGCTTAACATGGAAGAGTTCACCAACATTCCAAGCGTAGAACTTGAAGCTATATGGGGACGATCTGTAAATGAGGCAATGGAAATGCTGCATGAAGCAACGGATGACGAAAATAAAATTGCAATACTGGATAATTTCTTTGAAAAGAAGTTGCTGCCAAAACGAGATAATGCGGCCTACATCGATTACACTGTTACACAATTAGAAAAGTTCAACGGAAACTTAAATATCCAGAACCTGGAAACGAAGCTCGGTATATCAAGTAGGCACCTGGAGCGGCTATTTCGTGCAAAGGTGGGCCTGACACCAAAAGAGATCAGTAAAATAATCAGGTTGAATAGTGCATTTAGCTGCCTGGAAAAAGATCCTTGTATGTCACTGACATCTCTTTCTTATGAGGCAGGCTATTACGACCAGGCACATTTTTCAAAATACTTTAAAAAAATAGCAGGTATTAGTCCATCTAAATTAATGTCGCGCAATTCATCAGAATTATTTGTGACTCATGGTAAATGCTTTGTAAAGAATATGCCGCTCGTAAATGCATGA
- a CDS encoding DUF4870 domain-containing protein translates to MQQNSLFGSEEHTLQNITDDERTMAILCHILTLFAPILAPLIIYLVKKDDSAFVAEHAKESLNFQITMALLCIALVFTIIGLLFIWLVGIFILICVIIASVKASDKKIYRYPMTWRLVK, encoded by the coding sequence ATGCAACAGAATAGTCTTTTTGGTTCAGAAGAACATACTCTTCAAAACATAACCGATGATGAAAGAACAATGGCTATTCTCTGCCATATTCTTACACTCTTTGCACCCATCCTTGCGCCATTGATAATTTACCTTGTAAAAAAAGATGATTCCGCTTTTGTAGCAGAGCATGCTAAGGAGTCGCTCAATTTCCAGATCACTATGGCGCTGCTTTGTATAGCACTGGTCTTTACAATAATAGGGCTCTTGTTTATCTGGCTGGTGGGCATCTTTATATTGATATGCGTAATCATAGCTTCAGTAAAAGCCAGCGATAAAAAGATCTACAGGTACCCGATGACCTGGCGACTGGTAAAATAG